In Gopherus flavomarginatus isolate rGopFla2 chromosome 5, rGopFla2.mat.asm, whole genome shotgun sequence, one DNA window encodes the following:
- the LOC127052509 gene encoding alpha-1,6-mannosyl-glycoprotein 4-beta-N-acetylglucosaminyltransferase-like, whose translation MRCFPKRLLATALTLLGLLLLLSLCLQRPKDPLVEEVKRWAQEMVLQQLQPEGNLRSFQDLWNASASRNVSYRYLAGHSTSRKKFLTVGLSSVKRKRGNYLLDTLKSIFVQSTQEELEEMVVVVHLADPDSEWNTQVVMDISARFTPHLLRGQLLVIHAPPECYPPLEGLKRNYNDAEDRVQFRSKQNVDYAYLLSFAANLSSYYLMIEDDVQCSKSFFTTIRKAVASQEGSYWVTLEFSKLGYIGKLYHSSDLPQLAQFLLLFYQEMPCDWLLGHFRLLLTQKEVIRFKPSLFQHIGLYSSFQGTLNQLKDNDFEANSLDLPDNPPAVMFTDIDTFENYLPSKAYSTMPEYFWGKSPSAGSHFTIMFRQPARISRLQVHTGSEERHTDYLHSGTVELGSQQQGKGKGCSTYTHVGAFEKGHFDRTGLENSTAATPECVRILVTESQSEWLIIRSISIWTKANS comes from the exons ATGAGATGCTTCCCAAAGCGCTTGCTCGCTACTGCCCTGACGCTTCTgggtctgctcctgctcctcagcctctgcctgcagcgcCCGAAGGACCCACTGGTG GAGGAAGTGAAGCGCTGGGCCCAGGAAATGGTGCTGCAGCAACTCCAGCCTGAGGGGAACCTGCGCAGCTTCCAGGATCTGTGGAACGCCTCTGCCTCCAGGAACGTCTCCTATCGCTACCTCGCTGGCCACTCCACTTCTAGGAAGA AATTCCTCACTGTGGGGCTGTCATCTGTCAAGCGGAAGCGAGGCAACTACCTCCTGGACACTCTGAAGTCCATTTTCGTGCAGTCAAcccaggaggagctggaggagatggtggtggtggtgcaccTGGCTGACCCGGACTCAGAGTGGAACACTCAGGTGGTAATGGACATTTCCGCAAGATTCACTCCCCACCTCCTCCGGGGCCAACTGCTGGTTATCCATGCCCCTCCAGAGTGCTACCCGCCCCTGGAAGGCCTGAAGAGGAACTACAATGATGCTGAGGATCGAGTGCAGTTCAGATCCAAGCAGAATGTGGACTATGCGTATCTCCTCAGCTTTGCTGCCAACCTTTCCTCCTACTACCTCATGATTGAGGATGACGTGCAGTGCTCCAAGTCCTTCTTCACTACCATCAGGAAGGCAGTGGCATCCCAGGAAGGCTCCTACTGGGTCACGCTGGAGTTCTCCAAGCTGGGCTACATTGGCAAACTCTACCACTCCAGCGACCTGCCCCAGCTGGCCCAGTTCTTGCTGCTGTTCTACCAGGAAATGCCATGTGACTGGCTTCTGGGGCACTTCCGCCTGTTGCTCACCCAGAAGGAGGTGATTCGCTTCAAGCCATCCCTCTTCCAGCACATCGGCCTGTACTCCTCCTTCCAGGGGACACTTAACCAGCTGAAAGACAATGACTTTGAGGCAAATTCCTTGGATCTGCCTGACAACCCCCCAGCTGTGATGTTCACAGACATAGACACCTTTGAGAACTACCTGCCCAGCAAGGCCTACAGCACAATGCCGGAGTACTTCTGGGGGAAATCGCCATCTGCCGGCAGCCACTTCACCATCATGTTCCGCCAGCCTGCCCGTATCTCACGGCTCCAGGTCCACACCGGCTCTGAGGAGCGCCACACCGACTATCTCCACTCAGGGACTgtggagctgggcagccagcagcagggaaaaGGCAAGGGCTGTTCTACATACACCCATGTCGGAGCCTTTGAGAAGGGACACTTTGACCGTACCGGCTTGGAGAACAGCACGGCTGCCACCCCGGAGTGCGTGCGGATCCTAGTGACAGAGAGTCAGAGCGAATGGCTGATCATCCGCAGCATCAGCATCTGGACCAAAGCAAACAGCtaa